Proteins from a genomic interval of Coprothermobacter sp.:
- the mviN gene encoding murein biosynthesis integral membrane protein MurJ codes for MLQQLRLSLVTSGQRMGRHYTVEVISRRGGTSVMPENDQKTNTSRRSSLTRLLHKQSVAQAAVLIAVVTFLSKFVGFAREVVIARQFGATGQTDAFLVGMMVPGLVLGLFAGGLSTLIVPWYLGHKREDPERARLLVDQVTLVWSAIFALVCVGVWVFAPQLVHIFARGFEGARYDLAVQVTRLLVPMGFMLIMTGLFTGLLQAESSFLVALMWTFLGNVAVVVSLLVFSSRLGIHAWTLGQTLLAVVSFVPLVILVASKRYGFLRRFDVRHMDWPAILQFAALLMPLVLAGGVGTLNVMVDRWVASLLPEGAIAALSFSNRVWTIPITLLAGPIATATFPAFSAMAVDGSALYAMDDKVRRTVAFLSYIVIPSSVGIVVLATPITRLLFQRGAFDTTATTITAACVQMYALGLVFQAVLPILAKVFYAFKNTVTPLLVGLGIVGANMAGNIILSRYLGAAGIALATTITVTLGTIIYALLLRHYFRAKDRHTRAYPLWAQILRTLLATVPVGLIAWLGLSWIAPVTAFIPLLLRTMAVCGVAVLAYAVCSIALHLDGWQAIMDRFKGLARRLRSR; via the coding sequence ATGTTACAACAACTACGACTGTCCCTTGTTACAAGTGGACAGCGCATGGGTCGCCACTATACTGTTGAAGTTATCTCCAGAAGGGGAGGCACCTCTGTAATGCCCGAGAACGACCAGAAAACGAATACGTCGCGCCGATCGTCCCTGACCCGCCTCCTGCACAAGCAGTCGGTGGCCCAGGCGGCGGTGCTCATCGCTGTGGTCACGTTCCTCAGCAAATTCGTCGGCTTTGCCCGCGAGGTGGTCATCGCACGCCAGTTCGGCGCCACCGGCCAGACGGACGCCTTCCTTGTCGGCATGATGGTCCCCGGCCTGGTACTCGGCCTCTTCGCGGGAGGACTCAGCACGCTCATTGTGCCTTGGTATCTGGGCCACAAGAGGGAGGACCCGGAACGTGCCCGCCTGCTGGTCGACCAGGTGACGCTCGTGTGGAGTGCCATCTTCGCGCTCGTGTGCGTGGGCGTGTGGGTCTTTGCCCCCCAGCTGGTGCACATTTTCGCCCGCGGCTTCGAGGGCGCCCGCTACGACCTGGCCGTGCAGGTGACGCGCCTCCTCGTCCCCATGGGCTTCATGCTCATCATGACCGGCCTGTTCACGGGCCTCCTGCAGGCCGAGAGCAGCTTCCTCGTCGCACTCATGTGGACCTTTCTGGGCAACGTCGCCGTGGTGGTCAGTCTGCTCGTGTTCTCCTCCCGCCTGGGCATCCATGCCTGGACACTGGGACAGACACTGCTGGCCGTCGTGAGCTTCGTCCCGTTGGTCATCCTCGTGGCCAGCAAGAGGTATGGCTTCCTGAGGCGTTTCGACGTCCGGCACATGGACTGGCCCGCCATCCTGCAGTTTGCCGCCCTGCTCATGCCGCTGGTGCTCGCGGGTGGCGTGGGCACCCTCAACGTCATGGTGGACCGCTGGGTCGCCTCCCTCCTGCCGGAGGGGGCAATCGCGGCGCTCAGTTTCTCCAACCGCGTCTGGACCATCCCGATTACCCTGCTTGCCGGCCCCATCGCGACGGCGACCTTCCCGGCCTTCTCAGCCATGGCCGTGGACGGCTCGGCCCTGTATGCCATGGACGACAAGGTACGGCGCACCGTGGCTTTTCTCTCCTACATCGTCATCCCGTCGTCCGTGGGCATCGTGGTCCTGGCAACACCCATCACCCGCCTGCTGTTCCAGCGTGGGGCCTTCGACACGACGGCGACCACCATCACGGCCGCCTGCGTCCAGATGTATGCCCTGGGTCTCGTGTTCCAAGCGGTCCTGCCCATCCTGGCCAAGGTCTTCTATGCGTTCAAGAACACGGTGACGCCTCTCCTCGTCGGTCTAGGCATCGTGGGTGCCAACATGGCCGGCAACATCATCCTCAGCAGGTATCTGGGGGCTGCGGGTATCGCGCTCGCCACCACCATCACCGTCACGCTGGGCACGATCATCTACGCCCTCCTCCTGCGCCATTACTTCCGCGCGAAGGACCGGCACACCCGGGCGTACCCGCTCTGGGCCCAGATACTCAGGACCCTGCTGGCGACCGTCCCCGTCGGACTCATCGCCTGGCTGGGCCTCAGCTGGATCGCCCCAGT
- a CDS encoding abortive phage infection protein, which translates to MQNYMLERLLERISVSQYHSNFILKGGFLIAAMVGLDTRATMDMDATIRGLAVDQDPVRHMFEEICGISLSDDITFSVKRIEEIREGDEYSGLRVMLDATYLPMVVPLKIDITTGDQITPREVVYEFRLLLEPRSIKILAYNLETVMAEKLETVISRGDQNTRSRDYYDIFILRKLQWQNINLDTLHMALVATATKRNSLSIMERYSEILQTVGDSEVMNRRWHDYQSDFDYARDILFSDICATIREILDSLNMLQV; encoded by the coding sequence TTTGCTGGAACGCATATCGGTCTCGCAGTATCATTCCAACTTCATTCTCAAAGGTGGTTTCCTCATTGCTGCGATGGTAGGCTTGGATACTCGCGCCACAATGGATATGGATGCAACCATCCGAGGCTTGGCAGTTGACCAGGATCCCGTAAGGCATATGTTTGAAGAAATCTGTGGCATTTCGCTCAGTGATGACATCACCTTCTCCGTGAAACGTATTGAGGAAATCCGCGAAGGTGATGAGTATTCGGGGCTGCGTGTGATGCTTGACGCAACATACCTGCCAATGGTCGTGCCACTCAAAATCGATATCACCACAGGTGATCAGATTACTCCTCGTGAAGTAGTCTACGAGTTTAGATTGCTCCTTGAGCCGCGCAGCATAAAGATCCTGGCCTATAACCTCGAGACAGTGATGGCTGAGAAACTGGAAACCGTCATCTCTCGTGGCGACCAGAACACCCGTTCAAGAGACTACTATGACATTTTCATCCTTCGCAAACTCCAGTGGCAGAATATCAACCTTGATACTCTGCACATGGCTCTCGTTGCAACGGCCACCAAGAGGAACTCTCTATCCATCATGGAACGCTACAGCGAAATTCTGCAGACGGTAGGTGACAGTGAGGTCATGAATAGGCGTTGGCATGACTACCAAAGCGACTTCGATTACGCCAGAGACATTCTCTTTTCGGACATATGTGCAACGATTAGAGAAATCCTTGATTCTCTAAACATGTTACAGGTATGA